Proteins encoded together in one Microbacterium sp. zg-Y625 window:
- a CDS encoding branched-chain amino acid ABC transporter permease: MNAATRPRLFPGLTGTPRVLTIAALLTVLALGGTFLLDPFRNFQLATAAAYFCAVAGLSLLIGLSGQLSLGHAALMAAGGYGYALTSNALTDAGVDGVPRFVMSLVAGVAIACLLGLLLGLAAARLHGPYLAGLTLALVIAVPAITSVWSGVFRGDQGLQTAYNPVPTALERLIALEQWQAWVAIIVASVVVTALALVRRGALGLRMRAVRDDETAARLNGVPARHVKVTAFTFSAAAAGAGGAVLCFITQSVGPGGYTLAFSLLLVVAAVLGGLGSIGGAAIGSVVIVVLPWALGAGAGALDLPRELEQRLSGNLSLLVFGALLIAVMILRPDGLAGLAGTWRRRGSGSVASGAAGSATTARSSAGAGADAPLPSATSAPDATASSDSSRTIPIER; this comes from the coding sequence ATGAACGCCGCCACCCGTCCCCGCCTGTTCCCCGGCCTCACCGGCACGCCCCGCGTGCTGACGATCGCCGCTCTGCTCACGGTGCTCGCGCTCGGCGGCACGTTCCTGCTCGACCCGTTCCGCAACTTCCAGCTCGCCACCGCCGCCGCGTACTTCTGCGCCGTCGCCGGGCTCAGCCTGCTCATCGGACTGAGCGGGCAGCTGTCGCTCGGCCACGCGGCGCTGATGGCGGCGGGCGGCTACGGCTACGCCCTCACCTCGAACGCGCTGACGGATGCCGGCGTCGACGGGGTGCCGCGCTTCGTCATGTCCCTCGTGGCCGGGGTCGCGATCGCGTGCCTGCTGGGCTTGCTCCTGGGCCTCGCCGCCGCGCGGCTGCACGGCCCCTACCTCGCGGGCCTCACCCTGGCCCTCGTCATCGCGGTCCCCGCCATCACGAGCGTCTGGTCGGGCGTCTTCCGGGGCGATCAGGGACTGCAGACGGCCTACAACCCGGTGCCGACGGCGCTGGAGCGGCTGATCGCACTGGAGCAGTGGCAGGCGTGGGTCGCGATCATCGTGGCATCCGTCGTCGTCACCGCCCTCGCCCTCGTGCGCCGGGGCGCCCTGGGACTTCGGATGCGGGCCGTCCGTGACGACGAGACGGCCGCGCGGCTGAACGGCGTTCCCGCCCGGCACGTCAAGGTGACGGCGTTCACCTTCAGCGCCGCCGCGGCCGGCGCCGGCGGTGCGGTGCTGTGCTTCATCACGCAGTCTGTCGGCCCCGGTGGCTACACGCTGGCATTCTCGCTGCTGCTGGTTGTGGCCGCGGTGCTCGGCGGGCTCGGAAGCATCGGCGGCGCCGCGATCGGCTCGGTCGTGATCGTGGTGCTGCCCTGGGCCCTCGGCGCAGGTGCCGGCGCCCTCGACCTGCCCCGCGAACTCGAGCAGCGGCTGTCGGGCAACCTCTCCCTCCTCGTCTTCGGCGCACTGCTGATCGCCGTCATGATCCTGCGCCCCGACGGGCTGGCCGGCCTCGCCGGCACCTGGCGACGGCGGGGTTCCGGGTCCGTCGCTTCCGGGGCGGCAGGCTCCGCGACGACCGCGCGGTCTTCGGCAGGCGCGGGGGCCGACGCGCCGTTGCCTTCTGCCACCTCGGCACCCGACGCCACGGCATCCTCCGACTCTTCCCGCACCATCCCGATTGAAAGGTGA
- a CDS encoding glucose 1-dehydrogenase, whose product MTSPFDLTGRTALVTGGARGLGAAYVRALHAAGAAVVVADLLDDEGTTLVDELGPRATFVHLDVTDEAEWDAAVAVALARFGALDVLVNNAGIANAAPIEHYSTAKWHAVIAVNLTGTFFGCRAAVPAMAAGGGGSIVNISSVEGLRGSPGLHGYTAAKFGVRGLTKSLAVELGPRGIRVNSVHPGLILTDMTTRIDPARIDIPLGRPGTPDDVAGTIVFLASDASRFTSGAEFVVDGGMVTGIPHK is encoded by the coding sequence ATGACCTCGCCCTTCGACCTCACCGGCCGCACCGCCCTCGTCACGGGAGGGGCGCGCGGACTCGGTGCCGCCTACGTGCGTGCCCTCCATGCGGCGGGCGCCGCGGTGGTGGTCGCCGACCTGCTCGACGACGAAGGCACGACCCTCGTCGATGAGCTCGGCCCCCGTGCCACGTTCGTGCACCTCGACGTGACCGATGAGGCCGAGTGGGATGCCGCCGTCGCGGTGGCCCTGGCGCGATTCGGCGCACTCGACGTGCTCGTCAACAACGCCGGCATCGCCAACGCCGCCCCCATCGAGCATTACTCCACGGCCAAGTGGCATGCCGTGATCGCGGTGAACCTCACCGGCACCTTCTTCGGCTGCCGCGCGGCGGTGCCGGCGATGGCCGCCGGCGGCGGCGGGTCGATCGTGAACATCTCGTCGGTGGAGGGGTTGCGCGGCAGCCCTGGCCTGCACGGGTACACCGCCGCGAAGTTCGGGGTGCGGGGGCTCACGAAATCGCTCGCCGTGGAGCTCGGCCCCCGTGGCATCCGCGTGAACTCCGTGCACCCGGGCCTCATCCTCACCGACATGACGACGCGCATCGACCCCGCGCGCATCGACATCCCGCTGGGCCGGCCCGGCACCCCCGACGACGTCGCCGGCACGATCGTCTTCCTCGCCTCCGACGCATCGCGGTTCACCAGCGGCGCCGAGTTCGTCGTCGACGGCGGCATGGTCACCGGAATCCCCCACAAATAG
- a CDS encoding TetR/AcrR family transcriptional regulator produces the protein MKQTNVADAVTRAAVDLFAERGYANTSVQQIVEAAGVTKGAMYHYFESKDDLLFGIYDRLLTLQKARLDEIVARGGAVDEVLRAVGVDVIETSIQFLPEGTVFFRSSHMLSAPRQQEVTRRRRAYHDEVAKLLERGRAEGLFRTDIPVPVLIAHFFSDVHYLSQWYSPGGPESATQVAEQLTDLFLTSIRTTKE, from the coding sequence ATGAAGCAGACCAACGTCGCCGATGCCGTCACGCGTGCCGCCGTCGACCTCTTCGCCGAGCGGGGCTACGCCAACACCAGCGTGCAGCAGATCGTCGAAGCCGCCGGCGTCACCAAGGGCGCGATGTACCACTACTTCGAGTCGAAGGACGATCTGCTCTTCGGCATCTACGACCGTCTGCTGACGCTGCAGAAGGCGCGGCTCGACGAGATCGTCGCCCGTGGCGGCGCGGTCGACGAGGTGCTGCGCGCAGTCGGGGTCGACGTCATCGAGACCTCGATCCAGTTCCTCCCCGAGGGCACGGTGTTCTTCCGCAGCTCCCACATGCTCTCCGCCCCCCGCCAGCAGGAGGTCACGCGCCGCCGGCGCGCGTACCACGACGAGGTCGCGAAGCTCCTCGAGCGCGGCCGCGCCGAAGGCCTCTTCCGCACCGACATCCCGGTGCCGGTACTCATCGCCCACTTCTTCAGCGACGTCCACTACCTCTCGCAGTGGTACTCCCCCGGCGGCCCGGAGTCCGCGACGCAGGTGGCCGAGCAGCTGACCGATCTCTTCCTCACCAGCATCAGGACCACGAAGGAGTAG
- a CDS encoding SDR family oxidoreductase produces MQRFEGTVSLITGASRGIGFAIAERLVAEGGSVVITGRGADALDEAVAALGGAATAVAGHADDPVHRAEVFAHIAATHGRLDHLVNNTGINPVYGPVLEIDPDAARKILEVNVIGALEWTRDAVTAGLSRSIVNVASVAGAAASPGIAFYGISKAALINLTMQLADELAPGLRVNAVAPAVVKTRFARALYEGREDQASAAYPLRRLGEPADIAGPVAFLLSDDAAWVTGQTLLIDGGASVRPIG; encoded by the coding sequence ATGCAGAGGTTCGAGGGCACTGTCTCGCTGATCACCGGGGCGAGCCGCGGCATCGGGTTCGCGATCGCCGAGCGCCTGGTCGCCGAAGGCGGGTCGGTGGTCATCACCGGCCGTGGAGCTGACGCCCTCGACGAGGCCGTCGCCGCCCTGGGGGGCGCGGCGACGGCCGTGGCGGGCCACGCCGACGATCCCGTTCACCGCGCCGAGGTCTTCGCGCACATCGCGGCCACCCACGGACGGCTGGACCACCTCGTCAACAACACCGGCATCAACCCGGTCTACGGGCCGGTGCTCGAGATCGACCCCGACGCCGCCCGCAAGATCCTCGAGGTCAACGTGATCGGCGCCCTGGAATGGACCCGGGATGCCGTGACCGCCGGCCTTTCCCGCTCGATCGTCAACGTCGCCTCGGTCGCGGGGGCGGCGGCGAGCCCCGGCATCGCCTTCTACGGCATCTCGAAGGCCGCGCTGATCAACCTGACGATGCAGCTGGCCGACGAGCTCGCCCCCGGGCTGCGGGTCAACGCCGTCGCCCCTGCCGTCGTCAAGACGCGCTTCGCCCGCGCCCTCTACGAGGGGCGGGAAGACCAGGCGTCCGCCGCGTATCCGCTGCGGCGGCTCGGCGAGCCGGCCGACATCGCCGGCCCCGTCGCGTTCCTCCTCTCGGACGACGCGGCCTGGGTCACCGGACAGACCCTCCTCATCGACGGGGGCGCGTCGGTGCGCCCGATCGGTTGA
- a CDS encoding ABC transporter ATP-binding protein, whose product MSTLATPAPRLAVTDLTVTFGGLTALQEVAFDVEAGQVVALIGPNGAGKTTVFNAVCALVRSRGAILLDGRPIPPRTSALTGRGVARTLQGLGLFDGATVRENVAVPLSAPGTRKDAAARVTTELATHDLLDVADLPVAALPYPVRKRVALARALVTDPRLLLLDEPAGGLGHDDIAALARTVRATADAGCAVLLVEHHVDFVMSVADRVVVLDFGRVIARGTPDEVRTDPAVEEAYLGLKATA is encoded by the coding sequence ATGTCCACCCTTGCCACACCCGCTCCGCGGCTCGCCGTGACCGACCTGACCGTCACCTTCGGCGGCCTCACCGCCCTGCAGGAGGTGGCGTTCGACGTCGAAGCCGGCCAGGTCGTCGCCCTCATCGGACCCAACGGCGCCGGCAAGACCACCGTGTTCAACGCGGTGTGCGCCCTCGTGCGCAGCCGGGGCGCCATCCTGCTCGACGGCCGACCCATCCCGCCGCGCACGTCCGCCCTCACCGGCCGCGGCGTCGCCCGCACGCTGCAGGGGCTGGGCCTGTTCGACGGCGCCACCGTGCGCGAGAACGTCGCCGTCCCGCTGAGCGCCCCCGGCACCCGCAAGGATGCCGCCGCCCGCGTGACCACCGAACTCGCCACCCACGATCTGCTCGACGTGGCCGACCTTCCCGTCGCGGCGCTGCCGTACCCGGTGCGCAAGCGCGTCGCCCTCGCCCGCGCCCTCGTCACCGACCCCCGCCTGCTGCTGCTGGACGAACCGGCCGGCGGCCTCGGCCACGACGACATCGCGGCCCTCGCGAGAACCGTCCGCGCCACGGCCGACGCCGGCTGCGCCGTGCTGCTGGTCGAGCACCACGTCGACTTCGTCATGTCGGTCGCCGACCGCGTCGTCGTGCTGGATTTCGGGCGCGTGATCGCCCGCGGCACCCCCGACGAGGTGCGCACCGACCCCGCTGTCGAAGAGGCGTACCTCGGGCTGAAGGCGACGGCATGA
- a CDS encoding NADPH:quinone oxidoreductase family protein has product MRAWHVTRNGEPEDVLELVEVEDPTPDAGEVLVRVAAVAANFPDVLLSRGEYQVRPDLPFIPGIEFAGTVQALGPGVEGLAVGDRVVGGKIGVLSELAVLPAQDLHPTPGALDDIAASGLMIAYQTAWFALHRRAALREGEWLLVHAAAGGVGAATVQLGVAAGAHVIAVVGSEAKAQVARDLGAHEVLVRGVDDIPARVKEITDGHGADVVFDPVGGSAFEASTRCVAFEGRIVVIGFASGEVPTLRTNVALVKNFAVLGLYWALYSQRRPDLVAEAHEALTRLAASGAIAPLVDEVVPFERAPEAIQKLAGGQTTGRVVIEVAR; this is encoded by the coding sequence ATGCGCGCTTGGCACGTCACCCGCAACGGAGAACCCGAGGACGTCCTCGAACTCGTCGAGGTGGAGGATCCGACTCCGGATGCCGGTGAGGTGCTCGTGCGGGTGGCCGCGGTCGCCGCCAACTTCCCCGACGTGCTGCTCTCGCGCGGGGAGTACCAGGTGCGGCCCGACCTGCCCTTCATCCCCGGCATCGAGTTCGCCGGCACCGTGCAGGCGCTGGGACCGGGCGTCGAGGGGCTCGCCGTCGGCGACCGCGTCGTCGGCGGCAAGATCGGCGTGCTGAGCGAACTCGCCGTGCTGCCGGCGCAGGACCTGCACCCCACCCCCGGCGCGCTCGACGACATCGCGGCATCCGGCCTCATGATCGCGTACCAGACGGCGTGGTTCGCCCTGCACCGGCGGGCCGCCCTGCGGGAGGGCGAGTGGCTGCTCGTGCACGCCGCCGCCGGCGGAGTGGGCGCGGCCACGGTGCAGCTCGGCGTCGCCGCCGGCGCGCACGTCATCGCCGTCGTCGGCAGCGAGGCGAAGGCTCAGGTCGCGCGCGACCTCGGCGCACACGAGGTGCTCGTGCGCGGTGTCGACGACATCCCGGCACGGGTCAAGGAGATCACGGACGGACACGGCGCCGACGTCGTCTTCGACCCGGTGGGCGGTTCGGCGTTCGAGGCATCCACCCGGTGCGTCGCCTTCGAGGGCCGTATCGTGGTGATCGGCTTCGCCAGCGGCGAGGTCCCGACACTCCGCACGAACGTCGCGCTGGTGAAGAACTTCGCCGTGCTCGGCCTGTACTGGGCGCTCTACTCCCAGCGTCGCCCCGACCTCGTGGCTGAGGCGCACGAGGCGCTCACCCGCCTCGCGGCATCCGGGGCGATCGCACCGCTCGTCGATGAGGTGGTCCCGTTCGAGCGGGCGCCCGAGGCGATCCAGAAGCTCGCGGGCGGGCAGACCACCGGGCGGGTCGTGATCGAGGTCGCCCGATGA
- a CDS encoding glycosyltransferase produces MTSPATPEPEPEAAPAGIRRPLKIVIGCDTFAPDVNGAARFAERLAAGLTTRGHEVHVVAPGRKYKRVPPATEVIEGVPLTVHRLPSLRWPPHDWLRFVWPFRSKHYARKVLDQVRPDVVHIQSHIVIGRGLARIATQRGIPVVATNHVMAENILDFTTLPPFLDKVMLKAAWDDASRTFALARAVTTPTRRAADFLESTIDITGVIPISCGLDAANYTPALEPRSVNRILFVGRLTSEKHIDTLLNAVARLDPALEATVDIVGGGDQRKALEALAAQLGLSARVIFHGHVDEDELRSLYTRASVFAMPSIAELQSIATMEAMASGLPVVAADALALPHLVQDGVNGWLFRPQDPDDLAAKLTRVLSASPEDFLAMQRASLKGVEIHDIARTLDTFEALYRGEPVKP; encoded by the coding sequence GTGACTTCCCCCGCGACACCCGAACCCGAGCCCGAAGCAGCACCTGCCGGCATTCGGCGTCCCCTGAAGATCGTCATCGGATGCGACACCTTCGCGCCCGATGTGAACGGGGCTGCGCGCTTCGCCGAGCGCCTCGCCGCCGGCCTCACCACCCGCGGCCACGAGGTGCACGTCGTGGCACCCGGCCGCAAGTACAAGCGCGTACCACCCGCGACCGAGGTGATCGAGGGCGTGCCGCTCACCGTGCACCGGCTGCCGTCACTGCGCTGGCCTCCGCACGACTGGCTGCGCTTCGTCTGGCCGTTCCGCTCGAAGCACTACGCCCGCAAGGTGCTGGATCAGGTGCGCCCCGACGTCGTGCACATCCAGTCGCACATCGTCATCGGGCGAGGCCTGGCACGCATCGCCACGCAGCGCGGCATCCCCGTTGTCGCCACGAACCACGTGATGGCCGAGAACATCCTCGACTTCACGACCCTGCCGCCGTTCCTGGACAAGGTCATGCTGAAGGCCGCGTGGGACGACGCCTCACGCACCTTCGCCCTGGCGCGGGCGGTCACGACGCCCACCCGCCGCGCGGCGGACTTCCTCGAATCCACGATCGACATCACCGGGGTCATCCCGATCAGCTGCGGACTGGATGCCGCGAACTACACGCCCGCTCTCGAGCCGCGCAGCGTCAACCGCATCCTCTTCGTCGGTCGCCTCACCTCCGAGAAGCACATCGACACGCTGCTGAACGCCGTCGCCCGCCTCGACCCGGCGCTCGAGGCGACGGTGGACATCGTCGGCGGCGGGGACCAGCGCAAGGCGCTGGAGGCGCTCGCCGCACAGCTCGGGTTGTCCGCTCGCGTGATCTTCCACGGACACGTCGACGAGGACGAGCTGCGGTCGCTGTACACCCGGGCCAGCGTCTTCGCGATGCCGTCGATCGCCGAGCTGCAGTCCATCGCGACCATGGAGGCGATGGCTTCGGGGCTTCCCGTCGTCGCCGCCGACGCCCTCGCGCTGCCGCACCTCGTGCAGGACGGCGTCAACGGCTGGCTGTTCCGCCCGCAGGACCCCGACGACCTCGCCGCGAAGCTGACCCGCGTACTCTCGGCATCCCCGGAGGACTTCCTCGCCATGCAGCGCGCGTCGCTCAAGGGCGTCGAGATCCACGACATCGCCCGTACCCTCGACACGTTCGAGGCCCTGTACCGGGGCGAGCCGGTCAAGCCGTGA
- a CDS encoding ABC transporter substrate-binding protein, whose product MSQQSSTLRSAARRTGGLIAASALAVSLAACSTPSAPAAGGDDEPAGDTTGVTDTTVTVGTHMPLTGPAAAGYSSISAATNAYFDYLNDQGGVNGRTIEYIVKDDGYNPANSQTVVRELVQQDEVFAILNGLGTATHQSVLDFLDQNSVPDLFVASGSTAWNQPETYPNTFGFNADYVVEGAALGQYAADEFPDAAVCMLGQDDDFGDEFLEGLEMALGADGLTEVQRYSVSNQDVTAQIGALQAAGCDIVTLATINGFTALAVGTAAQLGWFPQWFGSSSGADYPTLVGYLGEDMAPKLLQGFTGTNYLPMADDEWVDLFREINTEYNGDAPFDGNTIFGMSVGYVFAEALAAAGENPTREALVEAVQSGDLVGNGILPLAFGPDSHAAYLGVGITTVDQGVQDYIDATYEVRDGSVSAVDPQPVPLSGAGVPGA is encoded by the coding sequence ATGTCCCAACAGAGCTCGACGCTGCGCTCTGCCGCCCGTCGCACGGGCGGTCTGATCGCGGCATCCGCCCTTGCTGTCAGCCTCGCGGCCTGCAGCACCCCCTCGGCACCGGCGGCAGGCGGTGACGACGAGCCCGCGGGCGACACCACCGGCGTGACCGACACGACCGTCACCGTCGGCACCCACATGCCGCTGACCGGCCCGGCCGCCGCCGGCTACTCGTCGATCTCCGCCGCCACGAACGCGTACTTCGACTACCTCAACGACCAGGGCGGGGTGAACGGGCGCACGATCGAGTACATCGTGAAGGACGACGGGTACAACCCGGCCAACTCGCAGACGGTCGTGCGGGAGCTCGTGCAGCAGGACGAGGTCTTCGCGATCCTCAACGGCCTCGGCACGGCGACCCACCAGTCCGTGCTGGACTTCCTCGATCAGAACTCGGTGCCCGACCTGTTCGTGGCATCCGGCTCGACCGCCTGGAACCAGCCCGAGACCTACCCGAACACGTTCGGCTTCAACGCCGACTACGTCGTTGAGGGCGCGGCGCTCGGCCAGTACGCGGCCGACGAGTTCCCCGACGCGGCCGTGTGCATGCTCGGTCAGGACGACGACTTCGGCGACGAGTTCCTCGAGGGCCTCGAGATGGCCCTCGGCGCCGACGGCCTCACCGAGGTGCAGCGGTACTCGGTGTCGAACCAGGACGTCACCGCGCAGATCGGCGCGCTGCAGGCGGCCGGATGCGACATCGTCACCCTCGCCACGATCAACGGGTTCACAGCGCTCGCGGTGGGAACCGCGGCGCAGCTGGGCTGGTTCCCGCAGTGGTTCGGCTCCTCGTCGGGCGCCGACTACCCCACCCTCGTCGGCTACCTCGGCGAGGACATGGCCCCGAAGCTGCTGCAGGGCTTCACCGGAACGAACTACCTGCCGATGGCCGACGACGAGTGGGTCGACCTCTTCCGCGAGATCAACACGGAGTACAACGGCGACGCTCCCTTCGACGGCAACACGATCTTCGGCATGAGCGTGGGGTACGTCTTCGCCGAGGCGCTGGCCGCGGCGGGCGAGAACCCGACGCGGGAGGCGCTCGTCGAGGCGGTGCAGTCCGGCGACCTCGTCGGCAACGGCATCCTGCCGCTGGCGTTCGGTCCCGACAGCCACGCCGCGTACCTGGGCGTCGGCA
- a CDS encoding branched-chain amino acid ABC transporter permease — translation MDRLAFLLATGLARGAIFALFALSLVLIWRAARIINFAQGAMALVATYLAFAVTALTGSYAAGLAAGVLGGAAMGFVVERGLMRHAPHRSPLAGIIIAIGLVMVLQSLLGIFFGPQYRPMAAPFDEAPIFVGGVPLLSPYDLFVLVVALSVMGILALLFTRTSLGLQLRASAFAPEVSRLLGVRVDRMVTIGWMLSAAVAALAALLLIPTELGLNPHSTDILFVYAFTVAVVGGLDSPIGALLGGLVVGVVMSLVTGYLGSTVAPIGVLVLLVAVLLIKPGGVFSMRQARTA, via the coding sequence ATGGACCGACTCGCCTTCCTGCTCGCCACCGGCCTCGCCCGCGGCGCGATCTTCGCCCTGTTCGCCCTGTCGCTCGTGCTCATCTGGCGCGCAGCGCGCATCATCAACTTCGCCCAGGGCGCTATGGCGCTGGTGGCGACGTACCTGGCCTTCGCCGTCACCGCCCTGACGGGCTCGTACGCGGCGGGCCTCGCCGCCGGGGTGCTCGGCGGTGCCGCGATGGGGTTCGTCGTCGAACGGGGCCTCATGCGTCACGCGCCGCACCGCTCTCCCCTGGCGGGCATCATCATCGCCATCGGGCTGGTGATGGTGCTGCAGTCGCTGCTGGGCATCTTCTTCGGCCCGCAGTACCGGCCGATGGCGGCGCCGTTCGACGAGGCGCCGATCTTCGTCGGCGGGGTGCCGCTGCTGTCTCCCTACGACCTGTTCGTGCTGGTGGTGGCGCTGTCGGTCATGGGGATCCTGGCGTTGCTGTTCACCCGCACCTCGCTCGGCCTGCAGCTGCGCGCCTCCGCCTTCGCGCCCGAGGTGTCGCGCCTGCTCGGGGTGCGCGTGGACCGGATGGTGACGATCGGCTGGATGCTCTCGGCCGCGGTGGCCGCGCTCGCGGCGCTGCTGCTGATCCCCACCGAACTGGGGCTCAACCCCCACTCCACCGACATCCTCTTCGTCTACGCCTTCACCGTCGCCGTCGTCGGGGGGCTCGATTCCCCGATCGGGGCGCTTCTGGGCGGCCTGGTGGTGGGCGTGGTGATGAGCCTCGTGACCGGATACCTCGGCTCGACGGTGGCGCCCATCGGCGTGCTCGTGCTGCTGGTGGCGGTGCTGCTGATCAAACCGGGCGGAGTCTTCTCGATGCGACAGGCGCGTACCGCATGA
- a CDS encoding ABC transporter ATP-binding protein, which translates to MNGALSFHDLTVGYGGEPVLHDVSFALEPGEIVALLGANGAGKTTLLRALAGFVRPLRGGIRLDGDDLARLSPEDRARRGIAQVPEGRSVVAELTVDENLRLGALWRHRGRARETAIAEIYDLFEPLARRRSADGHQLSGGERQMLALGRALVSRPRVLTLDEPSLGLAPLVVAQLMATLRDAAARDDMTVLLAEQNITSALSIADRGVVLDLGRVVADAAASTLADDTALRHAYLGF; encoded by the coding sequence ATGAACGGCGCGCTTTCCTTCCACGACCTCACCGTCGGCTACGGCGGTGAGCCGGTGCTGCACGACGTCTCGTTCGCGCTGGAGCCCGGAGAGATCGTCGCCCTGCTCGGCGCGAACGGCGCCGGCAAGACCACGCTGCTGCGGGCCCTCGCCGGATTCGTGCGGCCGCTGCGGGGCGGCATCCGCCTCGACGGCGACGACCTCGCCCGGCTCAGCCCCGAGGACCGCGCCCGCCGCGGCATCGCCCAGGTCCCCGAGGGTCGCAGCGTCGTGGCGGAGTTGACGGTCGACGAGAACCTGCGCCTCGGGGCGCTGTGGCGCCACCGCGGCCGCGCGCGCGAGACGGCGATCGCCGAGATCTACGACCTGTTCGAACCCCTCGCCCGCCGCCGCTCCGCCGACGGCCATCAACTCTCCGGCGGTGAGCGCCAGATGCTGGCCCTCGGGCGGGCACTGGTCTCGCGTCCCCGCGTGCTGACCCTCGACGAGCCGTCGCTGGGGCTCGCGCCGCTCGTGGTCGCCCAGCTGATGGCGACGCTCCGTGACGCCGCCGCCCGCGATGACATGACCGTGCTGCTGGCCGAGCAGAACATCACCAGCGCCCTGTCGATCGCCGACCGCGGGGTCGTGCTCGACCTCGGACGCGTCGTGGCGGATGCCGCAGCATCCACCCTCGCCGACGACACCGCCCTGCGCCACGCCTACCTGGGATTCTGA